A single Sutterella megalosphaeroides DNA region contains:
- the rfaD gene encoding ADP-glyceromanno-heptose 6-epimerase produces the protein MSILVTGAAGFIGCNNVLALNARGVTDVIAVDNLEKSEKFLNLAKCRISDYFDKRDFIARVRAGTAPKPEAIFHQGACSDTMEQDGVYMMENNYRYTLDLFRWAQELRIPFIYASSAATYGAHTEFVEDVRYEGPLNVYGYSKYLFDQVLRREMDYLRSPVIGLRYFNVYGPHEQHKGRMASVAYHQYFQYRRTGKVKLFEGCLGYANGAQLRDFVYIDDVVNVLMHFLDKPVSGIYNCGTGRAQPFNDVALSVVNSLREAAGKSVFTLEEAVAAGEIEYIPFPEALKGKYQAYTQADLTKLRAAGCDVAFRSVEEGTRDYMHELLKAYPHVEADK, from the coding sequence ATGAGCATTCTCGTGACCGGCGCGGCCGGCTTCATCGGCTGCAACAATGTTCTCGCCCTCAACGCTCGGGGCGTCACCGACGTGATCGCCGTCGACAACCTCGAGAAGAGCGAAAAGTTCCTCAATCTCGCCAAGTGCCGCATTTCGGACTACTTCGACAAGCGGGACTTCATCGCGCGCGTTCGCGCCGGGACCGCTCCGAAGCCCGAAGCGATCTTCCATCAGGGGGCCTGCTCCGACACGATGGAACAGGACGGCGTCTACATGATGGAGAACAACTACCGCTACACGCTCGACCTCTTCCGTTGGGCGCAGGAGCTGCGCATCCCCTTCATCTACGCCTCCTCGGCCGCCACGTACGGCGCGCACACCGAATTCGTCGAAGACGTCCGCTACGAAGGGCCCCTCAACGTCTACGGCTACTCGAAGTACCTCTTCGACCAGGTGCTGCGCCGCGAAATGGACTACCTGCGCAGCCCTGTCATCGGGCTTCGCTACTTCAACGTGTACGGCCCGCACGAGCAGCACAAGGGCCGCATGGCGAGCGTCGCCTACCACCAGTACTTCCAGTACCGCCGCACGGGCAAGGTGAAGCTATTCGAAGGCTGCCTCGGCTACGCCAACGGCGCCCAGCTGCGCGACTTCGTCTACATCGACGACGTCGTGAACGTGCTCATGCACTTCCTCGATAAGCCCGTCTCCGGCATCTACAACTGCGGCACCGGCCGCGCCCAGCCCTTCAACGACGTGGCGCTTTCCGTGGTCAATTCGCTTCGCGAAGCCGCCGGGAAGTCCGTGTTCACCCTCGAAGAGGCCGTGGCCGCGGGCGAAATCGAGTACATCCCCTTCCCCGAAGCGCTCAAAGGCAAGTACCAGGCCTACACCCAGGCCGACCTCACGAAGCTGCGCGCCGCGGGTTGCGACGTGGCCTTCCGCTCGGTGGAGGAAGGCACGCGCGACTACATGCACGAGCTTCTCAAGGCGTACCCGCACGTCGAGGCCGACAAGTGA
- the gmhB gene encoding D-glycero-beta-D-manno-heptose 1,7-bisphosphate 7-phosphatase, producing the protein MSSPRKRAAFLDRDGVINVDHAYVHEIENFDWVPGVLEAARRLHDAGFELVVVTNQSGIGRGYYTEADFEKLTAWMKTRFAEAGAPLAGVYFCPHHPEKALPAYRTDCGCRKPEPGMLLKAVEELGLDPERSVMFGDKPGDCTAGRRAGLPERVLLGTDGLGRPEPSEDATAAFASLAEAVASPWFERFVEDFS; encoded by the coding sequence GTGAGTTCGCCCCGGAAACGAGCCGCGTTTCTCGATCGCGACGGCGTGATCAACGTCGATCATGCGTACGTGCACGAAATCGAGAACTTCGACTGGGTTCCGGGCGTCCTCGAAGCCGCGCGCCGTCTGCACGACGCGGGCTTCGAGCTCGTCGTCGTCACCAATCAGTCGGGCATCGGCCGCGGCTACTACACCGAGGCCGATTTCGAGAAGCTCACCGCGTGGATGAAGACGCGCTTTGCCGAGGCGGGCGCGCCGCTTGCGGGGGTGTATTTCTGCCCGCACCATCCGGAGAAGGCCCTCCCCGCCTATCGCACGGACTGCGGATGCCGCAAACCCGAACCCGGGATGCTTCTCAAGGCCGTCGAAGAGCTCGGGCTCGATCCCGAGCGCTCCGTCATGTTCGGCGACAAGCCGGGCGACTGCACGGCGGGGCGTCGCGCAGGTCTCCCGGAACGCGTTCTCCTCGGCACGGACGGCCTCGGCCGACCCGAACCTTCGGAGGATGCGACCGCCGCATTCGCGAGCCTGGCCGAGGCCGTCGCTTCGCCCTGGTTCGAGCGCTTCGTTGAGGATTTTTCATGA
- the rfaE2 gene encoding D-glycero-beta-D-manno-heptose 1-phosphate adenylyltransferase: protein MSQRLPAPTFETKICDMSELAARAAALPHPVVMTNGVFDILHRGHVTYLAQARSLGASLVVAVNSDASVKMLGKGDDRPINTEADRAAVLAALESVDLVVVFPDKVPLKAVELARPDIYVKGGDYNVEDLPEAKLAATWGAKTVTVSFEHERSTTALLKKVRGL, encoded by the coding sequence ATGAGCCAGCGTCTTCCCGCTCCGACCTTTGAAACCAAGATCTGCGACATGAGCGAGCTTGCCGCCCGTGCCGCGGCCCTGCCGCACCCCGTCGTGATGACGAACGGCGTCTTCGACATCCTGCACCGCGGGCACGTCACCTACCTCGCGCAGGCCCGCAGTCTCGGCGCGAGCCTCGTGGTGGCCGTCAACAGCGACGCATCCGTCAAGATGCTCGGCAAGGGAGACGATCGCCCGATCAACACCGAGGCCGACCGCGCCGCCGTTCTCGCCGCGCTCGAATCGGTCGATCTCGTCGTGGTGTTTCCCGACAAGGTGCCCCTGAAGGCCGTGGAACTCGCCCGCCCCGACATCTACGTGAAGGGGGGCGACTACAACGTCGAGGATCTGCCCGAGGCGAAGCTTGCCGCCACGTGGGGCGCCAAGACCGTCACCGTGTCGTTCGAGCACGAGCGCTCCACGACGGCGCTCCTTAAAAAAGTGCGCGGCCTCTGA
- the galU gene encoding UTP--glucose-1-phosphate uridylyltransferase GalU: MLPVRKVVFPVNGLGTRFLPATKAMPKEMLPVVDKPLIQYAVEEAAAAGITEMIFVTGRNKRAIEDHFDCHPELEHDLASKGKDELLEIVRGIVPPGVNCIYIRQPMALGLGHAVLCARPVVGNEPFAVMLADDLIDGKSSTVGQLVEARRRAGGGSVVAVQDVAPEDTKKYGIVSVDDARQTTSQMRGIVEKPDPSVAPSRLAVIGRYVFEPEIFDYLARQEAGVGGEIQLTDGIAASLAKVPTYAHRYEGTRFDCGSKQGFLDATVHFARKRGFKIN, encoded by the coding sequence ATGCTTCCCGTTCGTAAAGTCGTCTTCCCCGTCAACGGTCTCGGCACCCGGTTCCTGCCGGCCACGAAGGCCATGCCGAAGGAGATGCTTCCCGTCGTCGACAAGCCGCTCATTCAGTACGCGGTGGAAGAGGCCGCGGCTGCCGGCATCACGGAAATGATCTTCGTTACGGGGCGCAACAAGCGCGCGATCGAAGACCACTTCGACTGCCACCCCGAACTCGAACACGATCTCGCCTCGAAGGGCAAGGACGAGCTGCTTGAAATCGTTCGCGGCATCGTTCCCCCGGGCGTCAACTGCATTTACATCCGTCAGCCGATGGCGCTCGGTCTCGGGCACGCGGTGCTCTGCGCCCGCCCCGTGGTCGGCAACGAACCCTTTGCCGTGATGCTCGCCGACGACCTGATCGACGGCAAGAGTTCGACCGTCGGTCAGCTCGTCGAAGCGCGTCGCCGTGCGGGCGGCGGCTCGGTCGTGGCCGTTCAGGACGTCGCGCCCGAAGACACGAAGAAGTACGGCATCGTGAGCGTGGACGACGCGCGTCAGACCACCTCGCAGATGCGCGGCATCGTGGAAAAGCCCGATCCGTCCGTGGCCCCGTCTCGTCTCGCGGTGATCGGCCGCTACGTGTTCGAGCCCGAAATTTTCGACTACCTCGCGCGCCAGGAAGCGGGCGTGGGCGGGGAAATCCAGTTGACCGACGGCATCGCCGCGTCGCTCGCGAAGGTGCCCACCTACGCGCACCGCTACGAAGGCACGCGATTTGACTGCGGCAGCAAGCAGGGGTTCCTCGACGCCACCGTGCACTTCGCGCGCAAGCGCGGCTTCAAGATCAACTGA
- a CDS encoding symmetrical bis(5'-nucleosyl)-tetraphosphatase — translation MNQDSVYAIGDIQGCLESLQGLLEQLPADAPLLFVGDLVNRGPESLATLRFIKSLGSRVAVTLGNHDLHLLACAAGAGRVHKKDTIGEILEAPDCEELVEWLRRQPLLIERCGTVFAHAGLNPNWTLDEARALAAEAHEALSGDNWKTWLQGMYGNTDWTGELTGPARMRAILNAFTRMRFVDRTTGELDFEQKEDIGSAPAHLVPWFEFEGRRERDVTVCFGHWSMLGLINRPDVVAIDTGCLWGGRLTAVRFPDRRFFEEPCPCWADPFTFKKKKTGKHAS, via the coding sequence ATGAATCAAGATTCCGTTTATGCCATCGGCGACATTCAAGGTTGTCTCGAAAGTCTCCAAGGCCTGCTCGAGCAACTCCCCGCCGACGCGCCCCTTCTTTTCGTCGGCGACCTGGTGAACCGCGGACCCGAATCGCTCGCCACGTTGCGCTTCATCAAGTCGCTCGGCTCGCGCGTTGCGGTCACGCTCGGCAACCACGACCTGCACCTGCTTGCCTGCGCGGCGGGCGCGGGACGGGTTCACAAAAAGGACACGATCGGCGAAATTCTGGAGGCTCCCGACTGCGAGGAGCTCGTCGAGTGGTTGCGCCGACAGCCGCTTCTCATCGAGCGTTGCGGCACGGTCTTCGCGCATGCGGGGCTCAACCCCAACTGGACGCTCGACGAAGCGCGGGCTCTTGCCGCCGAAGCGCACGAGGCCCTCTCCGGGGACAACTGGAAGACGTGGTTGCAGGGCATGTACGGCAACACCGACTGGACGGGCGAACTCACGGGGCCGGCGCGCATGCGGGCGATTCTCAACGCCTTTACGCGCATGCGCTTCGTCGATCGGACGACGGGCGAACTTGACTTCGAACAGAAAGAAGACATCGGCTCCGCGCCCGCACACCTCGTGCCGTGGTTCGAGTTCGAGGGACGGCGAGAGCGCGACGTGACCGTCTGCTTCGGACACTGGTCGATGCTGGGGCTCATCAATCGCCCCGACGTCGTCGCGATCGATACGGGGTGCCTCTGGGGCGGACGCCTCACGGCCGTCCGCTTCCCGGATCGACGGTTCTTCGAAGAGCCCTGCCCCTGTTGGGCGGATCCGTTTACCTTCAAGAAGAAGAAAACGGGGAAGCACGCGTCGTAA
- a CDS encoding lysophospholipid acyltransferase family protein, translating to MNQVTGAVRLFFVALYILLVVFFVLVVFPFCSATQRGRWIHRLAGWVPAICGVRMTVKGRVPDEGARETGIHSGGTGYMVCANHVSFLDIFVLDAVLPSRFVAKKEIASWPVFGMITRGVGTLFIDRSRRRAVLEVAELMSSTMKKGENVLFFPEGTTGKGDRLLPFYANLFTAGPMAEAEILPVALRYTLKGETTTVASYAHESLFTVLRRIVSTPGLGVEVTVLDPIPSAGRERHELCALASARMAEALGVPDATAEKEAQRRARIEAATASRTEA from the coding sequence ATGAATCAGGTAACGGGCGCCGTGCGCCTTTTTTTCGTAGCTCTCTACATCCTTCTCGTTGTCTTTTTCGTTCTCGTCGTGTTCCCGTTTTGTTCGGCGACGCAACGCGGTCGTTGGATTCACCGCCTCGCGGGTTGGGTTCCCGCAATTTGCGGCGTGCGCATGACGGTCAAAGGCCGGGTCCCCGACGAGGGCGCCCGCGAGACGGGCATTCATTCGGGCGGCACGGGCTATATGGTCTGTGCGAATCACGTGTCCTTTCTCGACATCTTCGTGCTCGACGCCGTACTGCCCTCGCGCTTCGTGGCGAAAAAGGAAATTGCTTCCTGGCCCGTTTTCGGGATGATCACCCGCGGCGTGGGGACGCTTTTCATCGACCGCTCGCGCCGTCGGGCCGTGCTTGAGGTGGCCGAACTCATGAGTTCCACGATGAAAAAGGGCGAGAACGTGCTCTTTTTCCCCGAAGGAACGACGGGGAAGGGCGACCGACTTCTGCCCTTTTACGCGAACCTCTTTACGGCGGGGCCGATGGCCGAAGCCGAGATTCTGCCCGTGGCGCTGCGCTACACGCTGAAGGGCGAAACGACGACCGTCGCTTCCTACGCGCACGAGTCGCTCTTTACGGTGTTGCGCCGCATCGTTTCGACCCCGGGGCTCGGCGTCGAAGTCACCGTGCTCGATCCGATTCCGAGCGCGGGCCGCGAGCGGCACGAACTGTGTGCTCTCGCTTCGGCCCGCATGGCGGAGGCGCTCGGCGTGCCCGACGCCACGGCGGAAAAGGAAGCTCAGCGCCGCGCGCGCATCGAAGCGGCGACGGCAAGCCGAACGGAGGCCTGA
- the ruvX gene encoding Holliday junction resolvase RuvX: MLYGTYLAFDFGLSRTGVATGNSVTRSAEPRGILFAQTNAERWAAIEALVEHWEPVAFVVGVPRHPDGAPGELTGRCERFARQLGGRFRRPVFTVDERYSSVDVEHEAEWIDDLSACVILEQYFAENASSETEA; the protein is encoded by the coding sequence ATGTTGTACGGAACCTATCTTGCGTTCGACTTCGGTCTGTCCCGCACCGGCGTGGCGACGGGCAACTCCGTCACGCGCTCGGCGGAACCGCGCGGCATTCTGTTCGCGCAAACCAACGCCGAGCGTTGGGCGGCGATCGAGGCGCTCGTCGAGCATTGGGAGCCCGTCGCGTTCGTCGTGGGCGTGCCGCGGCACCCGGACGGGGCGCCCGGGGAACTCACGGGGCGGTGCGAGCGCTTCGCGCGGCAGCTCGGAGGACGCTTCCGTCGCCCGGTTTTCACGGTCGACGAACGGTATTCGTCGGTCGACGTGGAGCACGAGGCCGAATGGATCGACGATCTTTCCGCCTGCGTCATCCTCGAACAGTATTTCGCCGAGAACGCTTCGTCGGAAACCGAAGCGTAA
- a CDS encoding YbaK/prolyl-tRNA synthetase associated domain-containing protein has product MVENVLEQLCALFDAGNADYRVLHHAAGGKSSQSVAEIRGTELGQGAKALCCTVKGNGVKKHVLAVLPADMQADLSELARAIGGRRASLASPDEVRELTGCVFGAIPPVSLHPELELVVDRALFGRYEEIAFNAGHLDRSIIIRTEDYRRIVNPRVETFARFPDPAPAESAAATPAEA; this is encoded by the coding sequence ATGGTCGAAAACGTTCTCGAGCAACTCTGCGCCTTGTTCGATGCGGGCAACGCCGACTACCGCGTCCTTCATCACGCCGCGGGCGGCAAGTCGAGCCAGTCGGTGGCGGAGATCCGCGGCACCGAACTCGGTCAGGGCGCCAAGGCGCTTTGTTGCACGGTCAAAGGCAACGGCGTCAAAAAACACGTCCTGGCGGTTTTGCCCGCCGACATGCAGGCCGATCTTTCGGAGCTCGCCCGTGCAATCGGCGGGCGACGCGCGTCGCTTGCAAGTCCCGACGAAGTGCGCGAACTGACGGGATGCGTCTTCGGCGCCATTCCGCCCGTCAGCCTGCACCCCGAGCTCGAACTCGTCGTCGACCGCGCGCTTTTCGGTCGCTACGAAGAGATCGCCTTCAATGCCGGGCACCTCGACCGTTCGATCATCATCCGCACCGAAGACTATCGCCGCATCGTGAATCCGCGCGTCGAAACCTTCGCCCGCTTCCCCGATCCCGCGCCCGCGGAAAGCGCCGCAGCGACTCCGGCCGAAGCCTGA
- a CDS encoding DUF2721 domain-containing protein, whose translation MFEQFQNMLVNALTPITLISGVGLMMLCMTNRYNHSTDRIRQLIKKREDGGSFVEPALDKEIHLIFRRASYLRKAMLCLSLSAVCSGLLVATNVLSNFSSTNFVTISAIWLVLALGLIVVSTAFFCMEIGLSLHALGLAVEHLHEQNRDRTEAASHTEEKQS comes from the coding sequence GTGTTCGAACAATTTCAGAACATGCTCGTCAATGCGCTCACGCCGATCACCCTGATTTCGGGTGTCGGTCTCATGATGCTCTGCATGACGAACCGCTACAACCATTCGACGGACCGCATCCGTCAGCTCATCAAAAAGCGCGAAGACGGGGGTTCCTTCGTCGAGCCCGCGCTCGACAAGGAAATTCATCTGATTTTCCGCCGCGCCTCGTACCTTCGCAAGGCGATGCTCTGCCTGTCGCTCTCGGCGGTCTGCTCGGGGCTCCTTGTAGCCACGAACGTCCTCTCGAACTTCAGCTCGACCAACTTCGTGACGATCTCCGCGATTTGGCTCGTACTAGCTCTCGGCCTCATCGTCGTCTCCACGGCGTTTTTCTGCATGGAAATCGGGCTCTCGCTTCATGCGCTCGGCCTCGCGGTCGAGCACCTCCACGAGCAAAACCGCGACCGAACCGAAGCCGCGTCGCACACCGAGGAGAAGCAGTCATGA
- a CDS encoding DUF2721 domain-containing protein: MIGITEFNQALATAITPITLISGVGLLMICMTGRYNHATNRIRQLMAKRESASRHLEPDIDAEIDLIFLRASLLRRGMLCVGLSAVCSALLVVTSVASAFLDYDLLVAEAVFLVGAIALIVTCALLFSAEINLSLHALKLAVDHLPPLPAPKAEESTDAPAPKAD, encoded by the coding sequence ATGATCGGCATTACCGAATTCAACCAGGCGCTCGCGACCGCCATCACGCCGATCACCCTGATTTCCGGGGTCGGCCTTCTGATGATCTGCATGACGGGGCGCTACAACCACGCCACGAACCGCATCCGACAGCTGATGGCCAAGCGCGAGTCCGCCTCCCGCCACCTCGAACCCGACATCGATGCGGAAATCGACCTCATCTTTCTGCGCGCCTCGCTCCTGCGCCGCGGCATGCTCTGCGTGGGTCTTTCGGCCGTCTGTTCGGCCCTTCTCGTCGTGACGAGCGTGGCGAGCGCCTTTCTCGACTACGATCTCCTCGTTGCCGAAGCAGTTTTCCTCGTGGGCGCGATCGCGCTCATCGTGACGTGCGCGCTTCTTTTCTCGGCGGAAATCAACCTTTCGCTTCACGCGCTGAAGCTCGCCGTCGACCACCTGCCGCCCCTGCCCGCACCGAAGGCGGAAGAGTCGACCGACGCGCCCGCGCCGAAGGCCGACTGA
- a CDS encoding patatin-like phospholipase family protein encodes MFFRPFFAHRAPSLPSRTNAWGGAILAIVAALAGASNVEAATADEVRAKCRAEGRPCVGLVLSGGGARGFAHVGVLKVLEELGVKIDVVTGTSMGSMIGGAYAAGYTPEEIEGIVVGVDWDKMLAPRTDRANLPWREKENDYQGLSSGSVEINARGELKLPEAIVPSQELSLFLTTWTGRVDMVNDLARLSIPFAAPATDLVHGRRVVMQKDCTLGEAMRASMSVPGAFAPLEYKGTLLVDGGLVDNLPVALAREMGADVIIAVNVGTPLSGRDKLTNVVGVMAQMVNILTEQNVRASIESLREGDILITPDLEREHLTSADLKKSRQIIEIGRQAALQAAERLKAYGAPEAQYAAWDEKRRRPIVETANANHHTLSGIRVDRRTSLDPERVVAAADLPLYEPLSRERIEEGTRRIWSEGYYSRVNYRFEPGPNGTEVLVLEPHEKRDRYSTIRIGGSLETDFDESHNFTAVFSHTWHLLNDWGGAWKNEVQLGDEQYFRSEFYQPIGTTSNWFVMPSLEYSREKYDVYRDGKAMATDRSAMFDARVLAGYEIERLGYAGVQVGYLDQHERRIVGPDFDSEQSEIGTNSPYAGGVVFIDTLDSVDFPTKGVRFGLQGYVTEGDDAGAESDYYYLGDFCWPVSWNRWTVTTNLLVGRSTMRGTFCLGGAKKMIGADYGRWVGSRMEYGRFTVSRNVSDWTGMSIPLWLGVSTEAGRAWNPKDDERFESGRDDWHKSASIFAGLDSPLGPVYLMLGKTFDEGTALYFVWGHRN; translated from the coding sequence GTGTTTTTCCGACCGTTTTTCGCACACCGTGCCCCGTCGCTTCCCTCCCGAACGAACGCATGGGGCGGCGCGATTCTTGCGATCGTCGCGGCGCTTGCCGGCGCCTCGAACGTCGAAGCGGCCACCGCCGACGAGGTTCGAGCGAAATGCCGCGCCGAAGGGCGTCCGTGCGTGGGGCTCGTCCTTTCGGGGGGCGGCGCCCGAGGGTTCGCTCACGTGGGCGTTCTGAAGGTGCTCGAAGAGTTGGGCGTCAAAATCGACGTCGTGACGGGTACGAGCATGGGCTCCATGATCGGGGGCGCCTACGCGGCGGGGTATACGCCGGAGGAAATCGAAGGGATCGTCGTTGGCGTCGACTGGGACAAGATGCTCGCGCCCCGCACGGACCGCGCCAACCTCCCCTGGCGCGAAAAAGAAAACGACTATCAGGGGCTCTCGTCGGGCTCCGTCGAAATCAACGCCCGCGGAGAATTGAAGCTCCCCGAAGCCATCGTGCCGTCGCAGGAGCTCTCGCTCTTTCTGACGACCTGGACGGGACGGGTCGACATGGTGAACGACCTCGCGCGACTCTCCATTCCGTTTGCGGCGCCGGCGACCGACCTCGTGCACGGGCGACGCGTCGTCATGCAAAAGGACTGCACGCTCGGCGAAGCGATGCGCGCGTCGATGTCGGTGCCCGGGGCGTTCGCGCCGCTCGAATACAAGGGAACGCTCCTCGTCGACGGGGGGCTCGTCGACAATCTGCCCGTCGCGCTGGCGCGCGAAATGGGGGCCGACGTCATCATCGCCGTGAACGTGGGAACGCCTCTTTCGGGACGGGACAAGCTCACGAACGTGGTGGGCGTCATGGCGCAGATGGTGAACATCCTGACGGAACAAAACGTCCGGGCTTCGATCGAGTCGTTGCGCGAGGGCGACATTCTCATTACGCCCGATCTGGAGCGCGAGCACCTCACGAGCGCCGACCTCAAAAAGAGCCGTCAAATCATCGAGATCGGACGACAGGCGGCGTTGCAGGCGGCCGAACGTCTCAAAGCCTACGGCGCGCCCGAAGCTCAGTACGCGGCCTGGGACGAGAAGCGCCGTCGTCCGATCGTCGAGACGGCGAATGCGAATCATCACACGCTTTCGGGGATCCGCGTGGACCGACGGACGTCGCTCGATCCGGAGCGCGTCGTCGCCGCGGCCGATTTGCCGCTCTACGAGCCGCTCTCGCGGGAACGCATCGAAGAAGGGACGCGCCGCATCTGGTCCGAGGGCTACTATTCGCGCGTCAACTACCGGTTCGAGCCGGGCCCGAACGGCACCGAAGTGCTGGTCCTCGAGCCCCACGAAAAGCGCGACCGCTATTCCACGATTCGCATCGGCGGGTCGCTCGAAACGGACTTCGACGAAAGCCATAATTTCACGGCTGTTTTCTCGCACACCTGGCACCTGCTCAACGACTGGGGCGGAGCTTGGAAAAACGAAGTGCAGCTCGGCGACGAGCAGTACTTTCGGTCGGAGTTCTACCAGCCGATCGGCACGACGTCGAACTGGTTCGTCATGCCGAGTCTGGAATATTCGCGCGAGAAGTACGACGTCTACCGCGACGGCAAGGCCATGGCGACGGACCGCTCCGCGATGTTCGACGCGCGGGTGCTCGCGGGTTACGAGATCGAACGACTCGGCTACGCGGGCGTGCAGGTCGGGTACCTCGATCAGCACGAACGGCGCATCGTGGGGCCGGACTTCGATTCGGAGCAAAGCGAAATCGGTACGAATTCGCCGTATGCGGGCGGGGTCGTTTTCATCGACACGCTCGACAGCGTGGACTTCCCGACGAAGGGCGTGCGGTTCGGTCTCCAGGGGTATGTGACGGAAGGGGACGACGCCGGCGCCGAGTCCGACTACTACTACCTCGGCGACTTCTGCTGGCCGGTCTCGTGGAACCGTTGGACCGTCACGACGAACCTGCTCGTGGGGCGCTCGACGATGCGGGGCACCTTCTGTCTCGGCGGCGCGAAAAAGATGATCGGCGCGGACTACGGTCGATGGGTGGGCTCGCGCATGGAGTACGGGCGCTTTACCGTGTCGCGCAACGTGAGCGACTGGACGGGCATGAGCATTCCGCTCTGGCTCGGCGTCTCGACCGAAGCGGGGCGCGCCTGGAATCCGAAGGACGACGAACGGTTCGAGAGCGGCCGGGACGACTGGCACAAGTCGGCCTCGATCTTCGCGGGGCTCGACAGCCCGCTCGGTCCCGTCTACCTGATGCTCGGAAAAACCTTCGACGAAGGTACGGCGCTCTACTTCGTCTGGGGCCATCGCAACTGA
- the galE gene encoding UDP-glucose 4-epimerase GalE: MRILLTGGMGFIGSHTAVVLLEAGHHVVLFDNLSNADRSVAERITRIAGRAPVFVEGDIRDRDAMERTLRDEKIDTVIHFAGLKAVGESVAKPLEYYDNNVTGSLRLLEAMRATGVKRLIFSSSSTVYGTPQHLPLTEAEPLGEPTNPYGRTKLHIEAMLADACRAYPDLSVVCLRYFNPIGAHPSGLIGEDPNGIPNNLLPYVARVANGRLPALRIFGNDYDTPDGTGVRDYIHVMDLAEGHAAALPYAAEHTGWIAVNLGCGRGYSVLDIVHAFERASGKPVPYEFAPRRDGDIAANWADPSLAFKLFGWKAKYGIDEMCRDSWNFESNLGK, from the coding sequence ATGCGAATTCTCCTTACGGGCGGCATGGGCTTCATCGGCTCGCACACCGCCGTCGTTCTTCTCGAAGCCGGGCACCACGTCGTGCTCTTTGACAATCTCTCGAACGCCGACCGTTCCGTGGCGGAGCGCATCACGCGCATTGCGGGTCGGGCGCCGGTCTTCGTGGAAGGCGACATCCGCGACCGCGACGCCATGGAGCGCACCCTTCGCGACGAAAAGATCGATACTGTGATTCACTTCGCCGGTCTCAAGGCCGTGGGCGAATCGGTGGCGAAACCGCTCGAGTACTACGACAACAACGTGACGGGCAGCCTGCGACTCCTCGAAGCCATGCGCGCGACGGGCGTCAAGCGTTTGATCTTCAGCTCGTCCTCCACCGTCTACGGGACACCGCAGCACCTGCCGCTTACCGAAGCCGAACCGCTCGGCGAGCCGACGAACCCCTACGGGCGCACGAAGCTGCACATCGAAGCCATGCTTGCGGACGCGTGCCGCGCCTACCCGGATCTGAGCGTCGTGTGCCTGCGCTACTTCAACCCGATCGGCGCGCATCCCTCGGGCCTCATCGGCGAAGATCCCAACGGGATTCCGAACAATCTCCTCCCGTACGTGGCGCGCGTGGCGAACGGGCGTCTGCCCGCCCTGCGCATTTTCGGCAACGACTACGACACGCCCGACGGCACGGGCGTGCGCGACTACATCCACGTGATGGACCTCGCCGAAGGGCATGCCGCCGCGCTGCCCTACGCGGCGGAGCATACGGGCTGGATCGCGGTCAACCTCGGTTGCGGCCGCGGCTACAGCGTGCTCGACATCGTGCACGCCTTCGAGCGCGCCTCCGGGAAGCCCGTCCCCTACGAATTCGCTCCCCGTCGCGACGGCGACATCGCCGCGAACTGGGCCGATCCGTCGCTCGCCTTCAAGCTTTTCGGCTGGAAGGCGAAGTACGGCATCGACGAAATGTGCCGCGACAGCTGGAATTTCGAGTCCAATCTCGGCAAATAA